gTTCTCACTTGATGATCATAATTTTgctttaattataattatttgctgTAATTAAATCTGATAATAACACATAATTTTTTCTAACTTGAGATGTTTTTGATAATGATACTGTAACAATATGTAAcctatgtgtttttcttttacTACTTATGCTTActtaaaaccaaattttaatcttCTAGTAAGTTTCCCtatattcaacattttcaaaagttactcaaatgaCAACATCCTATTTTTCGTtcactttttaaattaatattttttttacaaaattttggttgatttgtATAACGTCATTTAATCGTAAACAGATACCGGTTACATGAAATATGCATTGACCCCTCGTCCGATCAAAACTGGTATACTGAGAAGATGCCTCAAGTAAACAAAATCGCAGCATGCcatgatttgaattttcatttttcttctcgCGCGCCTCTCGTGTCAGccgtttgtttttgcaatttatcTACTTTTCATGCTCCAAAATGCCGGAAAAATATGTGCAGTTAAAAATTGCATGTTCAATAATCATTCTATTCCTTTGGGAACAGGTATTTAGCTAGTGCTGGTAAAATGGCTTGAATTCTGTGACATCGAACAAAAATAAGGGAGGTCGTCTTCCTCCAATCCCCCATTCGCAACAtcaaaatctgctcctttccTTTTTAAAACCACGATTTTATCAACCCATCAGTGAAATAACGAGGGTGAGCAAGCTTTAACTGTTGAAGAAGAGCATACAAAATGAAGTGTTGGCAAAGAAATCGCGCCACTAAAGCATCATAATCTCCACAAGTCGATCATGTTTGGAAACATTACTTGAATTACGCAGAATTGGtagataaaacaaaaacaaggccTGTCTGTCAATCTGCGAGTGGTATAAgagcttcaattttttttgctgagtaGGCTGTGACTAGCTTGGACAAATTTACACTATACCAGCGACAAAGCTCCACAATCGTCCCACTTTTTGGGCTAACAGGATGTATGAAGTTCCAACCATGTGCAGacatagagatatccacgcgcgagagtgtgttagtgtttaacaaaattacacacagacataggcaaatcgagtagaataattcgtctgtcaaaatcagctgtgtcctttgttataccacgagcacgtggtaaTCAGCTGTTTTTTACAGACGATTGATCTACTCGATTAaattgcctatgtctgcgtaaaaatagtgtaaacaaaatcagctgcttggaattcatccaatcacaatcgatcaaaaccaaaacaatagagttatctacgtgcgcatgtattgcgtatacgtacaccaaaaagattgaggttaaattttgtaccggccagcaaaacaaatggtgcgctagtgtgtgtgaggttgggcttagataactctatacttcaaatacaaatactaacacagaatcgtggtgtgcgtgagagaaaccgtggagatctctattAGAGAACCTGGAGCTTATATAATAACCTCCAGGTTCTCTAACTTTAATAGTCAAGATGTTTTGTGTTAATTTTATGTTAGACGAGATGCGCACcctttatgcaaaaactttggtTTTGTATTTTCCGTGTATTTGCAAACGTCAAAGAACAACAGTTTAACGTGTACCCGTGGTGAAAAGACGCGTGTTTTTACTCGGCTCGGCTACGGAAGAAAAAACCGAAACTTTGAAGACAGTCCACTCGATTCTTGTGAATCTCCGAAGACATTGTGGTCCTACACGAGCCGGAGTAGTGTTTCGGGAGTGCACTGGTAAAcagcattacacttttttcagttcacttttaaacaaatgtatgggatttttcagttcaagtatGATTACACGAAAGTGTTCGTTCAAGTATGATTACACACTTTCGTGTAATCatacttgaactgaaaaatccaatacaagtgtgtaaaagtgaactgaaCAGTGTGTAATGTTGATTATCAGTGTGAATTCGACGGGTTATCGACGGAACATCTGATTGCGATCACGGTCGAGGTGTGAAGTGACGTCGTGGAACGTAGCAACCATGTCGTGAAAAAGTGCGTGTTCGTTCGGCAGCTTGTGCTGTTGTCTTTCGCGATGTGTCCGCGAGTGAGAGTGTTTGTGGGGCGTCGTCGTAGCACAACCTAGCGACGGGCATGACGGATGATGTTGAGAACACCCAAAGGTGGTAAGAGGAAGACACCAAAGTAGTAAACACCCGCGAACGCGGAAAAGCGATCAGGACGACCTCTGAGCAACCGCACCAAAACCGTTGCAGTTGAAGATGGTGGAGGACTGCTACGCTGAGTTCAAAGCGAGGAGCTGCACAACATTCTTACGATCCAGCTCAACGAGTTGATCGAGAAGCTTCCGAAGCCGAGCATCGTGCTCGTCCCGGCCGCTTCCGCGATCGCAGTTGTGCCACAGTACATACCTGCCACCGTTGCCGAAGTTTGATGGCACTTACGAGAACTGGATTTGGTTTAAGTGCATGTTCAGGAGCTTGATGGGCCGGTTCCTGAGTAAGGCTCCATCGATGAAGCTCTAACACCGTCGGCGTGATCGACCCGGACATCATAAACAACAACGACTACGAGGCAGCGTGGGCTCTCATGGTGTAGACCTATGAGTGATAATCGACAAGCACATTGGAGCTTTGCTCAATCTATCAAGGATCACAATTGAAACGCCGTCGAGTTTCGGAAATTGATCGATACGTGCGTTAAGCACTCCGAGGTGTTAAAGAATCTGCAACTTGCTGTCGCGAGGAGGAGGTGCGATCAGGAAAATTCGGCAGGTCAGATCACTTGGGAGCTGGATTGTTCTGGAACATGATAAAGTTAGGGAAAATcacgatggcgacgaacctACCCTCCCTCCGAAAAACGTAATTGGCATGGGTGAGTAAAAAGTAAGTTTGGACtgtcaaaatagaaattaaaaaaaaaaaaatacactttgcatacattttttggcaGTTTTGCAAGATTGCATAAACGAATTtctagttagttttttttgtggcaaaattttcgacatgaatttttaaataaaacgtaATACTAGGTTTTGTCGAACTTAAAATTTTtcgcatgtttcatcacaaaatgcgtTTTATCGGAAGTATTCGAAAATAGTAAGAATCGGGTAATTTAGGTAAATGTGCAGAACATTTGAGATTTTCTTGATgattctaatattttttcaaatgtgttgtGCCATGCTTACCTGAAATTCCAAAATCGCAAATTTTCACGTCGCCTTGCCTATTGATAAGTATATTGGACGGCTTTACATCTCTATGGATAACACGCAGCTTGGTGTACAGATAATTAAGTGCATTAACAACTGCGACTGCAATCTGTAATTAGAAATCATTAGCGTCGCCTTGCTCACGGGACACACAAACGCACCCCCTGCCAATTGGTACTTGCCTTGCCGAGAATGTCCTCGGGCATTTTCCGGCCGTTCTTGAACACGATTGGGTAAAACTTGTCTATGCTAGTGTCCATCACTTCCATGCAAATCCAGACGTCGCCCTCGCGAAACAACGCCCCGTAAAAGTGGACCGTGTACTGGCAGTCACTGGCCCGCATCGAAATGTCCAAATCCATCAGCAGCCGCTTCTGCTCCTGGGTTTGACCGGTGGCCGTTATCCGCTTCACGGCCATTATGGTGTTGGTCTGCTTGTGGCGCATCTTCTCCACAATTCCGTACGCTCCCCGGCCCAGATCGCAAATTTTCTCCAGGTTGTCTGCCTCAACCACAAACGTGTTGCTGCCGATGGTAATGGTGGCCGTTTTGTCCAGGTTCCTGGGGGGCGTCCTGCAATAAATCACACATTTTAATTTAGCTTTCAAAACCCCTCAGAACTCCTTGCGATCCTCTTACATTGGGGTGGAATTGGTTGCTTCGGTCACGTTAATTTTGAGACCGGGGCCTTTCGGACGTCGGGACATTTTAGTGGCAAGTTCAAGGTTAAACCTCGCACAAGCAATAAGGAACAAACGCTACAATGCGATGCGACAACCACTCCTCACTTCTCAATCCGACACTGATCCGCTCAAGTTGGACacgacttttttttacataataatctcGCAACTCCGCTTTTGGACCATTAATGGCGATCTCGGCGGAACACACGATCTCGGATGTAGCGGAAATCAAAACACAGATTTTACATCACTCCCACCATCGAATGCCAAATCACACAGAACTCACGCAAACAGTCCGCTTCAAAAAACTATTTACAACtacaaaattcaaacaattctacaaaaatacattttaattccacaaaaatagtggaaaaaattccttctcaaCATGCAAATGCAAAGCGACAGCCACAGAGGACGGAGAATGACAGCCAAAACTTCGGAACGTCAACGATTGAGGGTCGTGCGTAAATTACGTGGCCAATTTCGGATTAGAGAAActctattttatataaaagagaTCTCGAGATAATTTTTTGCGACAGTCGagcttaaattcaataaattagtgAGAGaacttaaaaagcaaatttttaacTCCCCAAAGTTGAGCTTTTCAGCACTTAAATAGATGCTGAAAAGTgctttccaaaaatcaaatcaacctctttttacaccttagctgtGTGTTCGacccgggatttgaactgac
This is a stretch of genomic DNA from Culex pipiens pallens isolate TS chromosome 1, TS_CPP_V2, whole genome shotgun sequence. It encodes these proteins:
- the LOC120419904 gene encoding dual specificity mitogen-activated protein kinase kinase 6-like, translating into MSRRPKGPGLKINVTEATNSTPMTPPRNLDKTATITIGSNTFVVEADNLEKICDLGRGAYGIVEKMRHKQTNTIMAVKRITATGQTQEQKRLLMDLDISMRASDCQYTVHFYGALFREGDVWICMEVMDTSIDKFYPIVFKNGRKMPEDILGKIAVAVVNALNYLYTKLRVIHRDVKPSNILINRQGDVKICDFGISGYLVDSVAKTIDAGCKPYMAPERIDPQGNPGEYNIKSDVWSLGISLIEMATGNFPYSTWGSPFEQLKQVVKDDPPRLRSDDFGDVFKNLIIACLQKNFQNRYNYEQLLNHPFIQEHTEKTTDVATFVSEILDLAAGPPPPTN